From Serinicoccus profundi, the proteins below share one genomic window:
- a CDS encoding glycosyltransferase family 4 protein yields the protein MSPDPGQRSARDLVISYCFPPYVDTSAIVAAKRVREMGRPVDVLQNRMRTERSTDRGLATIADHLVVRRQQLPSPTLFSSWRGITGFTQRGLQRALEWDRDSEGYARMYSRAHFTASHVLAARVAMRRPGLEWTAEFSDPLSRDVTGAVRHAPTRDDDLLGALGEGIRAAGFAPPTSGNSFEWAEHLAFALADTVVFTNEHQRDLMLEPVTDPELVSRVLERSRVSPHPTLPESFYTMADPDHPLPEDRRNIGYFGNFYATRGIGSVLAALEALPRRLRDEVCLHVFAGRPEQVDAEVRRRGLEDCVRSGPFLGYLEFLALCRRMDVLLVSDAVTQGLLATNPFLPSKWSDYRGSGTPVWGMVEPGSVLDSQPLHHRSPVDHASAAVQVLAQIARG from the coding sequence GTGAGCCCCGACCCCGGCCAGCGGTCGGCGCGCGACCTCGTCATCTCCTACTGCTTCCCGCCCTACGTCGACACCTCGGCGATCGTCGCCGCCAAGCGGGTGCGCGAGATGGGACGTCCGGTCGATGTGCTGCAGAACCGCATGCGCACCGAGCGCTCGACCGACCGAGGCCTGGCCACCATCGCCGACCACCTCGTCGTGCGCCGCCAGCAGCTGCCCAGCCCCACCCTCTTCTCCTCCTGGCGCGGCATCACCGGCTTCACCCAGCGCGGGCTGCAGCGTGCCCTGGAGTGGGACCGTGACTCCGAGGGCTACGCCCGGATGTACAGCCGGGCCCACTTCACGGCCAGCCACGTCCTCGCGGCCCGCGTGGCGATGCGCCGACCCGGGCTGGAGTGGACGGCGGAGTTCTCCGACCCCCTGTCGCGTGACGTCACCGGGGCGGTCCGGCACGCCCCGACCCGCGACGACGACCTGCTCGGGGCCCTCGGCGAGGGCATCCGGGCGGCGGGCTTCGCCCCGCCGACGAGCGGCAACTCCTTCGAGTGGGCCGAGCACCTCGCCTTCGCCCTGGCCGACACCGTCGTCTTCACCAACGAGCACCAGCGCGACCTCATGCTCGAGCCGGTGACCGACCCCGAGCTGGTCTCGCGGGTCCTGGAGCGCAGCCGGGTCTCGCCGCACCCGACCCTGCCGGAGTCCTTCTACACGATGGCCGATCCGGACCACCCGCTCCCCGAGGACCGCCGCAACATCGGCTACTTCGGCAACTTCTACGCGACCCGGGGGATCGGGAGCGTCCTGGCGGCCCTGGAGGCGCTGCCGCGTCGACTCCGCGACGAGGTATGCCTGCACGTCTTCGCCGGGCGCCCCGAGCAGGTCGACGCGGAGGTGCGCCGGCGCGGGCTCGAGGACTGCGTGCGCAGCGGCCCCTTCCTCGGCTACCTCGAGTTCCTCGCCCTGTGCCGGCGGATGGACGTCCTGCTCGTCAGCGACGCGGTCACCCAGGGGCTGCTGGCCACCAACCCGTTCCTGCCGAGCAAGTGGAGCGACTACCGCGGCAGCGGCACGCCGGTCTGGGGCATGGTCGAGCCCGGCTCGGTCCTGGACTCCCAGCCGCTGCACCACCGCTCCCCGGTGGACCACGCCTCGGCGGCCGTGCAGGTGCTCGCGCAGATCGCCCGCGGCTGA
- a CDS encoding glycosyltransferase family 4 protein, with protein MSERAVPPTAGTDVLALPPRQRIVAAAHDAHELEVVAARLRRLTDEGHQVVLLWSVGEPGPTLRSFRGRVPVRPRPVRTPRELARRVLRPAPLAWRLDRGPLARGLAADPRARRTLEQADAVLPVGATAQTLFARPGASSVPVLALPKVVRETEQGDSAIWTTLRRSSRAGGARLDADLAREVLAALPAADGRTRIPARRQRLLVPLVEALHATGEYALAAEIAGRLDPERGEDAPVHRALRALTELSRTGEEPPGHEPELELLASVRGLLARADAVLDDDLDLAVRCTTLALQLLFHRELHADGTSSPLVADPDAFLADWRTSRVGRLLAAPVPRTPPHPRVAAARGTARAPRVVVAPGSYPQFAAPVVEELGVRADVHVADLRAKDQLRGLGPRRELVAARLRQALGESWVPDYELLEELERADALFVDWADRGSVAAVMSAPAHVRITLRIHSMDALSPWIHLLDWTRVDALVVVSEHLRRAVLTLLGERLDATEVHVVGNVLDPRRIPVDKTEGHRRRLLMVGWAQRVKDPLWALEVLALLRREDPDWSLVLVGGDFPEGSIASQRAYARQVRERLAADDVRGGVTFVGYTRDLGPHLASAGFVLSTSRRESFGLALVEGAASGAVPVVRDWPIFAPLDGARSLFPDDWVVGSVAEAARRITTLAQEPAWSEASAQARAVVEQRFSSGEARHELARIILGDQGRPPGAVGTDALR; from the coding sequence GTGTCCGAGCGTGCTGTCCCCCCCACCGCCGGGACCGACGTGCTCGCGCTGCCGCCCCGGCAGCGGATCGTGGCGGCGGCGCACGACGCCCACGAGCTCGAGGTGGTCGCCGCGCGCCTGCGGCGGCTCACCGACGAGGGACACCAGGTGGTGCTCCTGTGGAGCGTGGGGGAGCCCGGCCCCACCCTGAGGTCCTTCCGCGGCCGGGTCCCGGTGCGTCCGAGGCCGGTCAGGACCCCGCGGGAGCTGGCGCGCCGCGTGCTCCGGCCGGCACCCCTGGCCTGGCGCCTCGACCGCGGCCCGCTGGCCCGTGGGCTGGCTGCCGACCCCCGTGCCCGACGGACCCTGGAGCAGGCGGACGCCGTCCTGCCCGTCGGCGCCACGGCGCAGACCCTCTTCGCGCGGCCCGGGGCCTCCTCCGTCCCGGTGCTCGCACTGCCGAAGGTCGTGCGTGAGACCGAGCAGGGTGACAGCGCGATCTGGACGACGCTGCGGCGCAGCTCCCGTGCCGGGGGCGCCCGTCTCGACGCCGACCTCGCGCGAGAGGTGCTCGCTGCGCTCCCCGCGGCCGACGGGAGGACCCGCATACCGGCCCGACGTCAGCGCCTGCTCGTGCCGCTCGTCGAGGCGCTGCACGCGACGGGGGAGTATGCCCTGGCCGCCGAGATCGCCGGGCGCCTCGACCCCGAGCGGGGCGAGGACGCGCCGGTGCACCGTGCGCTGCGCGCGCTCACCGAGCTCTCGCGGACGGGCGAGGAGCCGCCCGGGCACGAGCCCGAGCTCGAGCTCCTCGCGAGCGTGCGCGGGCTGCTGGCCCGCGCGGACGCCGTCCTCGACGACGACCTCGACCTGGCGGTCCGCTGCACGACGCTGGCCCTGCAGCTGCTCTTCCACCGCGAGCTGCACGCCGACGGCACGAGCTCGCCGCTCGTGGCCGACCCGGACGCCTTCCTCGCCGACTGGCGCACCTCCAGGGTCGGTCGGCTGCTCGCCGCGCCGGTGCCCCGCACCCCGCCCCACCCTCGCGTCGCCGCCGCGCGCGGCACCGCGCGGGCGCCACGGGTCGTCGTGGCGCCGGGCTCCTACCCGCAGTTCGCGGCGCCGGTGGTGGAGGAGCTGGGCGTCCGGGCCGACGTGCACGTGGCCGACCTCCGGGCCAAGGACCAGCTGCGGGGACTGGGCCCCCGACGGGAGCTCGTCGCGGCCCGGCTGCGACAGGCCCTCGGCGAGTCGTGGGTGCCCGACTACGAGCTGCTCGAGGAGCTGGAGCGGGCGGACGCCCTCTTCGTCGACTGGGCCGACCGGGGGTCGGTGGCGGCGGTCATGAGCGCCCCGGCGCACGTGCGGATCACGCTGCGGATCCACAGCATGGACGCGCTCTCGCCGTGGATCCACCTGCTCGACTGGACCCGCGTGGACGCCCTCGTCGTCGTGAGCGAGCACCTGCGCCGGGCCGTGCTCACCCTCCTCGGCGAGCGGCTCGACGCGACCGAGGTCCACGTCGTGGGCAACGTGCTGGACCCTCGCCGCATCCCGGTGGACAAGACCGAGGGCCACCGGCGTCGCCTGCTCATGGTCGGGTGGGCGCAGCGGGTCAAGGACCCCCTGTGGGCGCTGGAGGTGCTCGCGCTGCTGCGGCGGGAGGACCCGGACTGGAGCCTGGTCCTCGTCGGCGGCGACTTCCCCGAGGGCTCGATCGCCTCGCAACGGGCCTATGCCCGCCAGGTGCGCGAACGCCTGGCCGCCGACGACGTCCGTGGCGGGGTCACCTTCGTGGGCTACACCCGCGACCTGGGTCCGCACCTCGCGTCCGCGGGCTTCGTCCTCTCGACGAGCCGCCGCGAGTCCTTCGGGCTCGCCCTCGTCGAGGGCGCCGCCTCCGGGGCGGTGCCCGTGGTGCGCGACTGGCCGATCTTCGCCCCGCTCGACGGTGCCCGAAGCCTCTTCCCCGACGACTGGGTGGTGGGCTCGGTCGCCGAGGCGGCGCGGCGGATCACGACGCTGGCGCAGGAGCCGGCCTGGTCGGAGGCCTCCGCGCAGGCCCGGGCCGTGGTCGAGCAGCGGTTCTCCTCCGGCGAGGCCCGGCACGAGCTGGCCCGCATCATCCTCGGGGACCAGGGGCGTCCGCCCGGCGCGGTCGGCACCGACGCCCTCCGGTGA
- a CDS encoding inositol-3-phosphate synthase, translating into MSSVRVAIVGVGNCASSLVQGVEYYRDADPSASVPGLMHVSFGDYHVGDLEFVAAFDVDAAKVGQDLAKAIQAGENNTISFAQVPDTGVSVQRGPTLDGLGKYYALTVEESLAEPVDVVQALKDARADVLVSYLPVGSEEADKFYAQCALDAGVAFVNALPVFIASDPEWAAKFEAAGVPIVGDDIKSQVGATITHRVLARLFEERGVALDRTFQLNVGGNMDFKNMLERERLESKKVSKTQAVTSNMSRTMAERDVHIGPSDYVQWLDDRKWAYVRLEGRAFGDVPLNLEYKLEVWDSPNSAGIIIDAIRAAKIAKDRGQGGPVVGASAYLMKSPPVQMPDDQGRAEVEAFIRG; encoded by the coding sequence ATGTCATCGGTCAGGGTCGCGATCGTCGGTGTGGGCAACTGCGCCAGCTCGCTCGTCCAGGGTGTGGAGTACTACCGCGACGCGGATCCGTCCGCGTCGGTGCCGGGGCTGATGCACGTCAGCTTCGGGGACTACCACGTGGGCGACCTGGAGTTCGTGGCCGCCTTCGACGTCGACGCCGCGAAGGTCGGCCAGGACCTCGCCAAGGCGATCCAGGCCGGGGAGAACAACACCATCTCCTTCGCGCAGGTGCCGGACACCGGCGTCAGCGTGCAGCGCGGGCCGACCCTCGACGGCCTGGGCAAGTACTACGCGCTCACCGTCGAGGAGTCCTTGGCCGAGCCGGTCGACGTGGTGCAGGCCCTCAAGGACGCCCGGGCCGACGTCCTCGTGTCCTACCTCCCCGTCGGCAGCGAGGAGGCCGACAAGTTCTACGCCCAGTGCGCCCTCGACGCCGGCGTCGCCTTCGTCAACGCGCTGCCGGTCTTCATCGCCAGCGACCCCGAGTGGGCCGCGAAGTTCGAGGCCGCGGGGGTGCCGATCGTCGGCGACGACATCAAGAGCCAGGTCGGGGCCACCATCACCCACCGCGTGCTCGCCCGGCTCTTCGAGGAGCGCGGGGTCGCCCTCGACCGGACCTTCCAGCTCAACGTCGGCGGCAACATGGACTTCAAGAACATGCTCGAGCGCGAGCGTCTGGAGAGCAAGAAGGTCTCCAAGACGCAGGCCGTCACCTCCAACATGTCGCGGACCATGGCCGAGCGGGACGTGCACATCGGCCCCTCCGACTACGTGCAGTGGCTCGACGACCGCAAGTGGGCCTACGTCCGGCTCGAGGGACGGGCCTTCGGCGACGTGCCGCTCAACCTGGAGTACAAGCTCGAGGTCTGGGACAGCCCCAACTCGGCAGGCATCATCATCGACGCCATCCGGGCCGCCAAGATCGCCAAGGACCGCGGCCAGGGTGGCCCGGTCGTCGGCGCCAGCGCCTACCTCATGAAGAGCCCGCCCGTGCAGATGCCCGACGATCAGGGGCGGGCCGAGGTCGAGGCCTTCATCCGGGGCTGA
- a CDS encoding transglycosylase domain-containing protein translates to MSRSRTAPASRRPAARTKGRARRGGRVRRVLLWLTGLGLLAVLLAVGVFAWAYNRTDIPAPNDFAEAQSSILYYADGETELARFTGGYDREAVPLGEVPEHVREAMLAAEDRSFYENEGVSITGTARGAYRTLAGDGLQGGSTITQQYVKNYYLTADQTLQRKFTEIIISIKIDNELSKDQILENYLNTIYFGRGAYGIQTASQAYFDKDVSELSVEEGAFLAGVTNAPSLFDPDYAEGNEERATERVAYVLDGMVEEGWLEAGEREGLGLPEIQQTAPSTAARGVEGYIAEQAREEIKSLLGVEDAEIDGGGLRITTTIVQQHQQAAEEAVELYRPTGGGTDDITVALSAIRPGDGAITAMYGGDDYQETQLNAATDARVQAGSLFKPVTLLAAVEEGVDTLQTYEGPTPMTFGEDALEVNNFQDLAFGVIDLRTALAESVNTVYVQLNEDIGPDRTREAAIDLGLPEDTPGLDTDLTNVLGTASPTLVEMTNAYATLAADGERATPYLIARVETVSGEVTHEADPQTENGVERDAAVDVTDAMTYVMTQGSGMSAGDLGRPTAGKSGTSENNVSAWFDGFTPQLAAGVVIYKGDGTVPMQDVAGLDQITGGSFPAQVWGEFMRLALDGEEVLEFSPRVGAGGPTDDTPTTQEPAPAPTTTEEPSPTPTPTPEPTEEPTETTSEEPTETTTEEPAPTTPEPTTPEPTTPVPTVPEPTTPVPTIPEPTAPEPTQPGPPGDGTEPEPTG, encoded by the coding sequence GTGAGCCGCTCCCGCACCGCCCCCGCGTCCCGCCGTCCGGCTGCCCGCACGAAGGGGCGGGCGCGCCGCGGCGGTCGGGTCCGCCGCGTCCTGCTCTGGCTGACCGGGCTCGGGCTGCTGGCTGTCCTGCTGGCCGTCGGGGTCTTCGCCTGGGCCTACAACCGCACCGACATCCCGGCCCCCAACGACTTCGCCGAGGCGCAGAGCTCGATCCTCTACTACGCCGACGGCGAGACCGAGCTGGCGCGCTTCACCGGGGGCTACGACCGCGAGGCGGTGCCGCTCGGCGAGGTCCCCGAGCACGTCCGGGAGGCCATGCTCGCGGCCGAGGACCGGTCGTTCTACGAGAACGAGGGCGTCTCCATCACCGGGACGGCCCGCGGCGCCTACCGCACCCTCGCCGGCGACGGCCTCCAGGGCGGGTCCACCATCACCCAGCAGTACGTCAAGAACTACTACCTCACGGCCGACCAGACGCTGCAGCGCAAGTTCACCGAGATCATCATCTCGATCAAGATCGACAACGAGCTCTCCAAGGACCAGATCCTGGAGAACTACCTCAACACCATCTACTTCGGCCGCGGTGCCTACGGCATCCAGACCGCCAGCCAGGCCTACTTCGACAAGGACGTCTCCGAGCTGTCGGTCGAGGAGGGCGCCTTCCTCGCCGGGGTGACCAACGCCCCCTCCCTGTTCGACCCCGACTACGCCGAGGGCAACGAGGAGCGGGCCACCGAGCGCGTCGCCTACGTGCTCGACGGCATGGTGGAGGAGGGCTGGCTCGAGGCCGGCGAGCGGGAGGGGCTCGGCCTGCCCGAGATCCAGCAGACGGCTCCCTCCACCGCCGCGCGGGGCGTCGAGGGCTACATCGCCGAGCAGGCCCGCGAGGAGATCAAGAGCCTTCTCGGGGTCGAGGACGCCGAGATCGACGGCGGCGGCCTGCGGATCACGACGACGATCGTCCAGCAGCACCAGCAGGCGGCCGAGGAGGCCGTGGAGCTCTACCGGCCCACGGGCGGCGGCACGGACGACATCACGGTCGCCCTCAGCGCGATCCGCCCGGGCGACGGCGCGATCACCGCGATGTACGGCGGCGACGACTACCAGGAGACCCAGCTCAACGCCGCGACCGATGCCCGCGTCCAGGCCGGCTCCCTCTTCAAGCCGGTGACGCTGCTCGCCGCCGTCGAGGAGGGCGTCGACACCCTCCAGACCTACGAGGGTCCGACCCCGATGACCTTCGGGGAGGACGCCTTGGAGGTCAACAACTTCCAGGACCTCGCGTTCGGCGTCATCGACCTGCGAACCGCGCTCGCGGAATCGGTCAACACCGTCTACGTCCAGCTCAACGAGGACATCGGCCCCGACCGCACCCGCGAGGCCGCGATCGACCTCGGCCTGCCTGAGGACACCCCGGGCCTGGACACCGACCTCACCAACGTCCTCGGCACGGCCTCGCCCACGCTGGTCGAGATGACCAATGCGTACGCCACCCTCGCCGCCGACGGTGAGCGGGCCACGCCCTACCTCATCGCCCGCGTGGAGACGGTCTCCGGGGAGGTGACCCACGAGGCGGACCCGCAGACCGAGAACGGCGTCGAGCGGGACGCCGCGGTGGACGTCACCGACGCCATGACCTACGTCATGACGCAGGGGTCGGGGATGTCGGCGGGTGACCTCGGCCGCCCGACCGCCGGCAAGTCCGGCACGAGCGAGAACAACGTCTCGGCGTGGTTCGACGGCTTCACCCCGCAGCTCGCCGCAGGCGTCGTGATTTACAAGGGCGACGGGACCGTGCCGATGCAGGACGTCGCCGGCCTCGACCAGATCACCGGCGGATCCTTCCCGGCCCAGGTCTGGGGCGAGTTCATGCGCCTGGCGCTGGACGGCGAGGAGGTGCTCGAGTTCTCCCCGCGGGTGGGCGCCGGTGGACCGACCGACGACACGCCGACCACCCAGGAGCCGGCCCCGGCACCGACGACCACCGAGGAGCCCTCGCCGACCCCGACCCCGACGCCGGAGCCGACCGAGGAGCCGACCGAGACGACGAGCGAGGAGCCGACGGAGACCACCACCGAGGAGCCGGCGCCCACCACGCCCGAACCCACCACCCCGGAGCCCACGACGCCGGTCCCGACGGTGCCCGAGCCGACCACGCCCGTCCCGACCATCCCCGAGCCCACCGCCCCGGAGCCGACCCAGCCCGGCCCGCCGGGTGACGGCACGGAGCCCGAGCCGACCGGGTGA
- a CDS encoding glycosyltransferase 87 family protein — translation MSTPPDPRTEEGQDRPWQVPSWVDPVVAQATGIVGGPLGRYAVVGGRGLAGVAAAVVLLGALMLGLGVWQKGHCLMKGWSTPDQFWRSCYSDVAVVHASSPLAERALPWVGEGAATGTAPLSGVAMWLLAVVSPRAGGGLASQQWVLALWALVAMVLLAVAVVALVALCPTRPWRAAHLAASPVLALLALVSTDLLGVTLMVLGLWAWRRDRPWVAGLLLGLALLVRPFPLLVLAAIVMLAARRGRLLPALQAVVGTVLGALLVLLPLVSVQPEALTAAQQWWGQPAGYGALQMVPRLLGLSVPTGLTTAVAVGGWPLALMLGWRWTAPDRPGGAPGVEQVAALMLLVVALTATSLSVQSGLWVLPFLALSSVPWSRHLVWALVEALTFVTTWLHIAYASDPGRGLPPDAYAVVVVLRAAAWTWLLWEVARAPHRPAHRPAPTSTPVRTVSPS, via the coding sequence GTGAGCACACCGCCGGACCCGCGCACCGAGGAGGGGCAGGACCGACCCTGGCAGGTGCCCTCCTGGGTCGACCCGGTCGTCGCGCAGGCCACCGGCATCGTCGGTGGACCGCTGGGGCGGTATGCCGTCGTCGGCGGTCGTGGCCTCGCCGGCGTCGCCGCCGCGGTCGTCCTGCTCGGTGCCCTGATGCTCGGCCTGGGGGTCTGGCAGAAGGGGCACTGCCTCATGAAGGGGTGGAGCACGCCCGACCAGTTCTGGCGGTCGTGCTACTCCGACGTCGCCGTGGTGCACGCGAGCTCCCCGTTGGCCGAGCGGGCCCTGCCCTGGGTCGGCGAGGGCGCCGCGACCGGCACCGCACCACTGTCCGGGGTCGCCATGTGGCTGCTGGCCGTGGTCTCCCCGCGCGCCGGGGGCGGCCTGGCCTCCCAGCAGTGGGTCCTCGCGCTCTGGGCCCTCGTGGCGATGGTCCTGCTCGCGGTGGCCGTCGTGGCGCTGGTGGCCCTCTGCCCCACCCGACCGTGGCGGGCGGCGCATCTCGCGGCGAGCCCGGTGCTCGCCCTCCTCGCCCTGGTCTCCACCGACCTGCTCGGCGTCACCCTCATGGTCCTCGGGCTCTGGGCCTGGCGGCGGGACCGGCCGTGGGTCGCCGGCCTGCTGCTGGGGCTCGCGCTGCTCGTCCGGCCCTTCCCCCTGCTCGTCCTCGCCGCGATCGTCATGCTCGCCGCGCGGCGAGGTCGTCTCCTGCCGGCCCTGCAGGCGGTGGTGGGCACCGTCCTCGGCGCCCTGCTCGTCCTGCTCCCGCTCGTGTCGGTGCAGCCCGAGGCGCTCACGGCCGCCCAGCAGTGGTGGGGCCAGCCGGCCGGTTATGGCGCACTGCAGATGGTGCCGCGCCTGCTCGGTCTCTCCGTGCCGACCGGCCTGACGACCGCGGTGGCGGTGGGCGGCTGGCCGCTCGCGCTCATGCTGGGGTGGCGCTGGACGGCCCCCGACCGGCCCGGTGGGGCGCCGGGCGTGGAGCAGGTGGCCGCGCTCATGCTGCTCGTCGTGGCGCTCACCGCGACCTCGCTCTCGGTGCAGTCCGGCCTGTGGGTGCTGCCCTTCCTCGCCCTGTCCTCGGTCCCGTGGTCCCGACACCTCGTCTGGGCCCTGGTCGAGGCGCTGACCTTCGTCACGACCTGGCTGCACATCGCCTACGCCAGCGACCCCGGCCGGGGACTGCCCCCCGACGCGTATGCCGTCGTGGTGGTGCTGCGCGCCGCCGCGTGGACGTGGCTCCTGTGGGAGGTCGCCCGGGCCCCCCATCGCCCGGCTCACCGTCCGGCGCCGACCTCCACGCCGGTCCGCACCGTCTCACCGAGCTGA
- a CDS encoding SGNH hydrolase domain-containing protein, translated as MSATTAPDQPLTRRRARALHAARHALRVPPVPRDFRSDIEGMRAIAVLGVMLWHAGVPLLPGGFVGVDVFFVVSGFLMTSLLLEEGRSRGRIDLGRFYARRARRLLPAALTALAGTTLLTALFLPRGRWAEVGGDLLASATYVVNWRMAWRSVDYLDVERAPSPLQHYWSLSVEEQFYVLWPLILLLILVYAAGRARVFGVLTWAVTLAMFAGSLVLSWRWSLEEPAAYFVTPTRVHELMLGAVVALGARAWPRLPRWAAALLGWVGVAMVVVSLFRITSETVFPGLWALLPTTGVALVLVAGPAAGALGPVVVLRQGILQWVGRLSYSLYLWHWPFVAVAAELAGVGRGGPDTLPVVWGLLAVALSVLPAWLSFVLVEDPVRRHGRVLAAQFSPGIVVRRTLRLGLNCTLAGAALGLVLMLAAPPSETEQTARWRTPEVVEQLRSPVGADTLAVGVEDPAPQTTSPDPSDPVEAATAGSGASDALGEPPPVVRIPAEVGELAVPLEQVPDDTPVLEPEDCFVGLSGTRVRICEAGDPEGAITVALVGDSHAGMWMTALDAIGRDRGWRVLAMTKSSCPPARGLVVERSGQAGDYRQCTTWQENLDGTLVEESPDVVLLSSASYGTTGDEQVAAGLGERIDWLTEEGMQAALIRDVPRAPFDVPACLIEHEDDVPRCAFDRQDGLAASGTGHELLAQERPDLPVLDLTEAVCPGRTCSPIVGQVVVWRDSNHLSATYVRSLRDLVEEQVAPVVLADQLGETVRTGVEVGAGR; from the coding sequence GTGAGCGCCACCACCGCACCCGACCAGCCGCTCACGCGCCGCCGGGCCCGGGCGCTGCACGCGGCCCGGCACGCGCTGCGGGTGCCGCCGGTCCCCCGCGACTTCCGCAGCGACATCGAGGGGATGCGGGCGATCGCGGTGCTGGGCGTCATGCTCTGGCACGCCGGGGTCCCGCTGCTGCCCGGCGGCTTCGTCGGCGTCGACGTCTTCTTCGTCGTGAGCGGCTTCCTCATGACGTCCCTGCTCCTGGAGGAGGGACGCTCGCGCGGACGCATCGACCTCGGCCGCTTCTACGCGCGTCGGGCGCGCCGGCTGCTCCCGGCCGCGCTCACCGCTCTCGCCGGGACCACGCTGCTCACCGCACTCTTCCTGCCGCGCGGTCGCTGGGCCGAGGTCGGCGGCGACCTGCTCGCGTCGGCGACCTACGTCGTCAACTGGCGGATGGCCTGGCGCTCGGTGGACTACCTCGACGTCGAGCGGGCGCCGAGCCCGTTGCAGCACTACTGGTCGTTGTCCGTGGAGGAGCAGTTCTACGTCCTCTGGCCGCTCATCCTGCTCCTCATCCTCGTGTATGCCGCGGGCCGGGCCCGGGTCTTCGGAGTCCTGACCTGGGCGGTCACCCTGGCGATGTTCGCCGGGTCGCTGGTGCTGTCCTGGCGCTGGAGCCTGGAGGAGCCGGCCGCCTACTTCGTCACCCCGACGCGGGTCCACGAGCTCATGCTCGGCGCGGTCGTGGCGCTGGGCGCCCGGGCCTGGCCGCGGCTGCCGCGCTGGGCGGCGGCACTGCTCGGCTGGGTGGGCGTCGCGATGGTCGTGGTCTCGCTGTTCCGCATCACCTCGGAGACGGTGTTCCCCGGGCTGTGGGCGCTGCTGCCGACCACCGGGGTCGCGCTGGTGCTGGTGGCGGGACCGGCGGCCGGCGCGCTGGGTCCGGTCGTCGTGCTGCGCCAGGGCATCCTGCAGTGGGTGGGGCGGCTGTCCTACAGCCTCTACCTCTGGCACTGGCCGTTCGTGGCCGTGGCCGCGGAGCTGGCCGGCGTGGGCCGCGGCGGGCCCGACACCCTGCCGGTCGTCTGGGGGCTGCTCGCCGTCGCGCTGTCGGTCCTCCCGGCGTGGCTCTCCTTCGTCCTGGTCGAGGACCCGGTACGTCGGCACGGGCGGGTGCTCGCGGCGCAGTTCTCCCCGGGCATCGTCGTCCGGCGCACGCTGCGGCTCGGGCTCAACTGCACGCTGGCGGGGGCGGCTCTGGGTCTGGTCCTCATGCTCGCGGCACCCCCGTCGGAGACCGAGCAGACCGCTCGCTGGCGCACCCCGGAGGTCGTCGAGCAGCTGCGGTCACCGGTCGGGGCGGACACCCTCGCGGTCGGGGTGGAGGACCCGGCGCCGCAGACGACGTCCCCGGACCCCAGCGACCCGGTCGAGGCGGCGACGGCGGGGAGCGGGGCCTCGGACGCCCTCGGCGAGCCGCCACCGGTGGTGCGGATCCCGGCCGAGGTCGGCGAGCTGGCCGTCCCGCTGGAGCAGGTGCCGGACGACACCCCCGTCCTGGAGCCGGAGGACTGCTTCGTCGGCCTCAGCGGCACCCGCGTGCGGATCTGCGAGGCGGGGGACCCCGAGGGCGCGATCACCGTCGCGCTCGTCGGGGACAGCCACGCCGGGATGTGGATGACGGCGTTGGACGCCATCGGCCGGGACCGTGGCTGGCGGGTGCTCGCGATGACCAAGTCGTCCTGCCCCCCGGCCCGCGGGCTGGTCGTGGAGCGGTCCGGGCAGGCGGGGGACTACCGCCAGTGCACCACCTGGCAGGAGAACCTCGACGGGACGCTCGTCGAGGAGTCACCCGACGTGGTGCTCCTGTCCAGCGCGTCCTACGGGACGACCGGTGATGAGCAGGTGGCGGCCGGACTGGGTGAGCGCATCGACTGGCTGACCGAGGAAGGTATGCAGGCCGCGCTCATCCGGGACGTGCCGCGGGCACCCTTCGACGTGCCGGCCTGCCTCATCGAGCACGAGGACGACGTCCCGCGGTGCGCCTTCGACCGGCAGGACGGGCTGGCTGCCTCCGGCACCGGCCACGAGCTCCTCGCGCAGGAGCGCCCCGACCTGCCGGTGCTCGACCTCACCGAGGCGGTCTGCCCCGGGCGCACGTGCAGCCCCATCGTGGGCCAGGTCGTGGTCTGGCGGGACAGCAACCACCTGTCGGCGACCTATGTGCGGTCGCTGCGCGACCTCGTGGAGGAGCAGGTGGCCCCGGTCGTGCTCGCCGATCAGCTCGGTGAGACGGTGCGGACCGGCGTGGAGGTCGGCGCCGGACGGTGA